From a single Poecilia reticulata strain Guanapo linkage group LG2, Guppy_female_1.0+MT, whole genome shotgun sequence genomic region:
- the gja5a gene encoding gap junction protein, alpha 5a, whose product MGDWSLLGNFLEEVQEHSTSVGKVWLTILFIFRILVLGTAAESSWGDEQSDFMCDTQQPGCTNVCYDSAFPIAHIRYWVLQIVFVSTPSLIYMGHAMHTVRREEKRKRMEQEEREARGDDGEDLHKEKEFLQQKETAAEGXGRVRLKGALLHTYILSILIRTVMEVTFIVVQYLIYGVFLKAMYLCTTWPCPNAVNCYMSRPTEKNIFIVFMLVVSGVSLLLSVLELYHLGWKSIKKCVRNKKNNHKAVTVAVSTGLESNKHQQLSASCTPPPDFDQCLTAQRSMNPMTSIASHPFNTRMALQQNSANLATERHHSRDNLEDEEDFLRIRYEQLPAELPNGCSPLPLLHSGFLKDKRRLSRTSGTSSRARQDDLAV is encoded by the coding sequence ATGGGAGACTGGAGTCTTCTTGGGAATTTCCTTGAAGAGGTCCAGGAGCACTCCACTTCGGTCGGGAAGGTTTGGCTCACCATCCTGTTCATCTTCCGCATCCTGGTGCTGGGCACGGCGGCGGAGTCCTCTTGGGGCGACGAGCAGAGCGACTTCATGTGCGACACCCAGCAGCCCGGTTGCACCAACGTCTGCTACGACAGCGCCTTCCCAATTGCCCACATCCGCTACTGGGTGTTGCAGATCGTGTTTGTCTCCACGCCCTCACTCATCTACATGGGCCACGCCATGCACACGGTGCGcagggaggagaagaggaagaggatggaacaggaggagagggaggctAGAGGGGACGATGGAGAAGACCTGCATAAGGAGAAGGAGTTCCTCCAGCAGAAGGAGACTGCAGCTGAGGGGAYAGGTCGTGTCCGCCTAAAGGGAGCKCTGCTCCACACTTACATCCTGAGCATCTTGATCCGAACAGTGATGGAGGTCACCTTCATAGTGGTGCAGTATCTCATATACGGGGTATTCCTCAAGGCGATGTACCTCTGCACAACCTGGCCTTGTCCCAACGCCGTGAACTGCTACATGTCCCGGCCCACAGAGAAGAACATCTTCATCGTCTTCATGCTGGTGGTGTCYGGCGTGTCTCTTTTGCTGTCTGTGTTGGAACTCTACCACCTCGGCTGGAAGAGCATCAAGAAGTGTGTACGCAACAAGAAGAACAACCACAAAGCCGTGACAGTGGCCGTGTCCACGGGGCTGGAATCCAACAAACACCAACAACTTTCCGCGTCCTGCACCCCACCCCCGGATTTCGATCAATGCCTGACCGCGCAGAGATCCATGAACCCCATGACCTCCATCGCCTCCCACCCGTTCAACACCAGGATGGCACTGCAGCAGAACTCGGCAAACCTGGCGACCGAGCGGCACCACAGTCGTGACAACctggaggacgaggaggacTTCCTGAGGATCAGATACGAACAGCTGCCTGCAGAGCTTCCCAACGGCTGCTCGCCACTGCCGCTGCTGCATTCAGGCTTCCTGAAGGACAAACGGCGCCTGAGCAGGACCAGCGGCACCAGCAGCCGGGCGCGGCAAGACGACCTGGCAGTGTAG
- the acp6 gene encoding lysophosphatidic acid phosphatase type 6 — translation MRNLLTKAGLFGSVSVAFGSIWWSQQKTDSNPVTSSAAPNPNDACPASLYELQQVQVLFRHGARTPLKSIPDVMEAQWTPSLLEAPPYTHINYVVTDLKGGPQPRSPLEDNYRKNILSGGSFAGQLTTLGMQQLYELGETLRKKYIEETPFLSPTFSSAEVYVRSTNIVRTIESAKCLIAGLFKQKQKDIVSILTAEAKSEILYPNYHGCKLLKVLSDPRWAKMSTLPGVAEDLQSILSALGIAAHQHVDFILIRDDMVAREAHGLPSPLVLNXWRNKVEQRAVDMVCSLYEPNRREALQLSVGALFHVLLENIEKKLQDNSAEANRKLFLYSAHDTTLIPCLMALEIFDMKWPPYAASITLELHKSRQTGDAFVKVSYIGQDQHIPGCSGVYCPLQEFKQVLSAYSLSSERYNSRCISTELAEP, via the exons ATGAGGAACCTTTTGACCAAAGCAGGCCTGTTTGGCTCGGTATCAGTGGCCTTCGGCTCGATTTGGTGGTCGCAGCAGAAAACCGATTCAAACCCGGTCACTTCAAGCGCAGCCCCAAACCCAAATGATGCATGCCCTGCTTCTCTGTATGAACTCCAGCAGGTCCAGGTCTTGTTCCGTCATGGCGCTCGGACGCCGCTCAAGTCTATACCAGATGTGATGGAG GCTCAGTGGACCCCATCGCTCCTAGAGGCCCCACCATACACACACATCAACTACGTGGTGACGGATCTTAAGGGAGGACCACAGCCTCGGTCTCCTTTAGAGGACAATTATCGGAAAAACATACTGAGT GGCGGCTCCTTCGCTGGTCAGCTGACCACATTAGGCATGCAGCAGCTGTATGAGCTGGGTGAAACCCTGAGGAAGAAATATATAGAGGAGACACCTTTCCTCAGCCCCACCTTTAGCTCAGCGGAGGTCTA tgtgCGCTCCACTAACATTGTAAGGACTATTGAATCTGCCAAGTGCCTTATAGCTGGactctttaaacaaaaacaaaaag ATATTGTGTCCATCCTAACAGCAGAGGCTAAATCCGAAATTCTCTACCCTAACTATCACGGATGCAAGCTGCTCAAAGTCCTCAGCGA cCCCCGCTGGGCCAAGATGTCCACTCTGCCTGGCGTCGCTGAAGACCTGCAGAGCATCCTGAGTGCACTGGGGATTGCTGCTCACCAGCACGTCGACTTCATCCTCATTAGGGATGACATGGTTGCCAGAGAG GCGCACGGCCTTCCCAGCCCGCTGGTTCTGAACKTCTGGAGGAATAAGGTGGAACAGCGAGCTGTGGACATGGTGTGCAGCCTCTACGAGCCTAACAGGAG AGAGGCGCTGCAGCTGTCGGTGGGAGCCCTCTTCCATGTTCTGTTAGAAAACATTGAGAAGAAACTACAGGACAACTCGGCAGAGGCGAACAG GAAGTTGTTCCTGTACTCGGCTCATGACACCACCCTGATCCCGTGCCTCATGGCTTTGGAGATCTTTGACATGAAGTGGCCTCCGTATGCTGCCTCCATCACTCTGGAGCTACACAAAAGCCGGCAGACGGGCGATGCCTTTGTGAAAGTGTCATACATTGGTCAG GATCAACACATACCAGGTTGCAGTGGAGTCTACTGCCCCCTGCAGGAGTTCAAACAGGTCCTCTCTGCATACTCGCTAAGCTCTGAACGCTACAATTCTCGTTGCATAAGCACAGAACTCGCTGAACCCTGA
- the bcl9 gene encoding B-cell CLL/lymphoma 9 protein, with translation MLEVQEERPAAAGTAATHFTKKERAKKDREEAKDGRGNLSNITNPVSGSRNVRAKAPLTHTGSPHQLITPPCSVVLGAPSMHSNRLKNSPSTNTQSPKPKTEAMVRSPPVMSPSTAAQMDSKMPNQSKPGSAGSQSQPSSCDPKTMGAKAAQNVSGGMGLKNGQGLTSGPSSKVKAKRERSTSVESFEQPESGTPTNEDKDNSRAKRICVAERRQPYSGTDWCSGGESDEDDRGFFNCNSSEVNPQDTHSTSNAGLSRSSTPSHNTLGGQGSTTEPASGQKSGSKLVYVFTTEMANTAADAVLTGHTENIIAFHMKNFKDKAHLLLNNASGVLRNDSNPPQQPPSHAQDQSHQPGSKPSLSGMSEQAPPQASSQGSQPSVLSQEGSSSAGTESKNIPGSSPGNPSAPVDQAPVAQPEAGLNPPTSVEGGPGGGTSGSGLTPQQQQQQQQLAQELLNMEANTEGLSQEQLEHRQRSLQTLRDIQRMLFPDDRDAPPPGPPQPHVGPHDGGPDGPPRRPEQGPLQAMMAQSQSLGPPGGPGGPRPQGPPFGPPHGPREMPLFPTDDMVPPGGPGGPGGCGEGDQMTPEQVAWLKLQQEFYEEKRKKQEMQHRPLPPDMMHPGPRGMMRGPPPPYQMGPGEMWGGPGGPPEHYPERMGMGPGPRSMGPHMQRMPGFSGMMNPEMEGLPRPGMGWPDDMPPRMAEARGFPGGPGGMFPGPGARGERFPNPQSVQEAMFHQGMSGEKGLPPGMMMDVQRMMGHQRGGMEPGNGMGMFPRMPVDGPMSPSSRIQAMGGREMGPEFGIGPGPGPGPHMHPSKLRDGPMNMSPDEIMRMRTGGGPPMENMVPQGRPMQVPPFPEQTPADFPMGPGRPFPGGPGTLRGPHADPAFGPEHRSTPSGGNGRINHLSSAGGPTQGQRGRKPADLNVQAGGGNSPSVNPLKSPPLRQVQSPMMGSPSGNLKSPQTPSQLAGMLSGPAGPSAPPAPPTSAPMKSPHSMMGSAGASPVHMRSPSLPNPSPGWASSPKPPMQSPGVPPQGGKPPLSITSPNMMGGMEPGGNGPPSAPPSSGAPSGSMSLPGNVPSGSPYTIPPEPTLSQNPLSIMMSRMSKFAMPSSTPLYHDAIKTVASSDDDSPPARSPNLPSVNNGMAXNHQGNPRMMGPGNTGPMPALSPLGMNPLGSQPLSHGMPPQMPSPNAPNMGPGMMSHGMMMQPNPQDPGMPNPQMMPQGRMGYPHRNQGYPLTQSPSQQGPFSPHNGPGPQGFPGHSMGFQGEPGPMGGXMGNMPHGGGGDGGMCKPNTPGGPEFNNMQGGFGDADLHEVMRPGASGIPEFDLSRIIPSEKPSQTLSYFPRGGGENPGGKPPHPSGFPMQAMMADGPPRMGMPMQGMGGMSGGPGGGMGPQDMPMGNPGHNSMRPPGFMGQGMMGPQHRMMSPGGPGGMMQGRQMAHPGPGGSPNMMMSLQGMGGPPQQTMMMGGQMRPRDMDMGFSPGHGMF, from the exons ATGTTGGAGGTGCAGGAGGAAAGGCCAGCGGCGGCAGGTACAGCAGCGACACATTTCACCAAGAAGGAGCGAgcaaagaaagacagagaggaggCCAAGGACGGCCGGGGGAACCTGTCCAACATCACCAATCCCGTCTCCGGCTCCAGGAACGTGCGTGCAAAAGCGCcgctcacacacacaggcagcCCTCACCAGCTCATCACTCCACCCTGTTCTGTAGTCCTGGGAGCCCCATCAATGCACTCCAATAGGCTGAAGAACTCCCCGTCCACCAACACGCAGAG CCCTAAACCTAAGACGGAGGCCATGGTACGATCCCCTCCTGTCATGTCCCCCTCCACTGCTGCCCAGATGGACTCTAAAATGCCCAATCAGAGTAAACCGGGGAGCGCgggcagccaatcacagccctCCTCCTGCGACCCCAAAACCATGGGTGCCAAAGCGGCTCAAAATGTGTCTGGGGGAATGGGACTAAAAAACGGCCAGGGCCTGACGTCCGGCCCCAGCTCCAAGGTGAAGGCCAAGAGGGAAAGGAGCACCTCAGTGGAGTCGTTTGAGCAGCCAGAGAGTGGCACGCCCACCAATGAGGACAAAG ATAACAGCAGGGCAAAGAGGATTTGCGTTGCAGAGAGGAGGCAGCCGTACAGTGGAACCGACTGGTGCTCTGGAGGAGAAAGTGATGAAGACGACAGAGGTTTTTTCA ATTGTAACTCGAGCGAAGTGAATCCCCAGGACACACATTCTACCTCCAACGCCGGACTCAGTCGCTCCTCCACGCCTTCCCACAATACACTGGGAGGCCAAGGCTCCACAACAGAACCTGCCAGTGGTCAAAAATCAGGCTCAAAACTTGTCTATGTCTTCACCACAGAAATGGCAAACAC GGCAGCTGATGCAGTTCTAACTGGCCACACAGAAAACATCATTGCCTTCCACATGAAAAACTTCAAGGATAAAGCTCACCTGCTCTTG AACAACGCATCTGGTGTCCTGCGAAATGACTCGAACCCTCCTCAGCAACCTCCGTCCCACGCCCAAGATCAAAGTCACCAGCCAGGATCGAAGCCGTCCTTATCTGGAATGTCGGAGCAAGCACCACCCCAGGCTTCCAGTCAAGGGAGTCAACCCTCTGTTCTCTCGCAGGAGGGATCGTCCTCCGCTGGCACAGAATCCAAAAACATCCCTGGCAGCAGTCCTGGGAACCCTTCAGCCCCTGTTGACCAGGCTCCCGTTGCCCAGCCAGAGGCTGGCCTCAACCCGCCAACATCTGTTGAAGGAGGACCAGGTGGAGGCACGAGTGGATCAGGTTTGAcgccacagcagcagcagcagcaacagcagctggcCCAGGAGCTACTCAACATGGAGGCCAACACGGAAGGCCTGTCCCAGGAACAGCTGGAGCACAGGCAGCGTTCCCTGCAGACCCTACGAGACATCCAGCGCATGCTTTTTCCTGACGACCGCGACGCCCCGCCCCCTGGGCCGCCACAACCCCATGTTGGACCTCACGACGGAGGCCCGGATGGTCCACCTCGGCGACCGGAGCAGGGACCGCTACAAGCCATGATGGCACAGTCTCAGAGCCTTGGACCGCCAGGTGGACCTGGAGGACCTCGTCCACAGGGACCCCCCTTTGGGCCTCCACATGGCCCAAGGGAGATGCCTTTATTTCCCACTGATGACATGGTCCCTCCGGGTGGCCCTGGAGGGCCAGGTGGGTGTGGGGAAGGGGATCAGATGACACCAGAGCAGGTGGCATGGCTGAAGTTACAGCAGGAATTTTATgaggagaagaggaaaaagcaaGAAATGCAACACCGACCACTTCCTCCAGACATGATGCATCCTGGTCCACGGGGCATGATGCGAGGCCCCCCGCCCCCTTACCAGATGGGTCCAGGAGAGATGTGGGGGGGGCCAGGTGGTCCACCAGAGCATTACCCGGAGCGAATGGGTATGGGGCCCGGTCCTCGGAGTATGGGCCCTCATATGCAGAGGATGCCTGGCTTCTCCGGCATGATGAATCCTGAAATGGAGGGCCTGCCAAGGCCAGGAATGGGCTGGCCGGACGACATGCCTCCGAGGATGGCAGAAGCCCGAGGCTTCCCCGGGGGGCCCGGAGGAATGTTTCCTGGTCCAGGGGCCCGTGGTGAGCGTTTCCCCAACCCCCAGTCAGTCCAGGAGGCAATGTTCCATCAAGGAATGAGTGGGGAGAAAGGCCTCCCCCCTGGGATGATGATGGATGTTCAACGGATGATGGGACACCAAAGAGGTGGAATGGAACCCGGTAACGGTATGGGAATGTTTCCCAGAATGCCTGTCGATGGCCCTATGAGTCCGTCATCGAGGATCCAAGCGATGGGGGGCAGAGARATGGGGCCTGAGTTTGGCATTGGGCCAGGTCCTGGCCCAGGGCCTCATATGCATCCATCCAAACTACGAGATGGACCCATGAACATGAGTCCCGACGAAATTATGAGAATGAGAACAGGGGGAGGACCGCCAATGGAGAACATGGTGCCACAAGGCAGGCCGATGCAGGTCCCTCCCTTCCCTGAGCAGACACCAGCAGACTTTCCCATGGGACCAGGGCGGCCCTTCCCTGGGGGCCCTGGAACATTGAGGGGTCCCCATGCAGACCCAGCTTTTGGTCCAGAGCACAGATCAACGCCATCAGGAGGAAATGGCCGCATTAACCACCTTTCCTCCGCTGGTGGTCCGACTCAGGGACAGAGGGGCCGGAAACCAGCCGATCTAAATGTCCAAGCAGGAGGGGGGAACTCCCCTAGTGTCAACCCTCTCAAGTCTCCTCCACTGAGGCAAGTTCAGTCCCCCATGATGGGCTCCCCCTCCGGGAACCTCAAATCTCCTCAAACACCATCCCAGCTCGCTGGCATGCTCAGCGGTCCCGCGGGCCCCAGCGCACCTCCGGCTCCTCCAACATCTGCACCAATGAAATCCCCCCACTCCATGATGGGATCAGCAGGCGCCTCTCCTGTTCACATGAGGTCCCCATCTCTTCCAAACCCCTCTCCAGGATGGGCCTCCTCACCAAAACCACCCATGCAGAGTCCTGGAGTGCCCCCCCAGGGTGGCAAGCCTCCACTAAGCATCACTTCACCAAACATGATGGGGGGCATGGAGCCGG GGGGTAACGGGCCTCCCTCGGCTCCTCCCTCATCGGGGGCTCCATCTGGCTCCATGTCCCTCCCAGGAAATGTCCCGTCTGGCAGTCCGTACACCATACCACCGGAACCAACACTCTCCCAGAACCCGCTGTCCATCATGATGTCACGCATGTCCAAGTTTGCGATGCCCAGTTCGACCCCGCTTTACCACGATGCCATAAAAACTGTAGCCAGCTCGGACGACGACTCGCCCCCAGCTCGCTCTCCCAACCTGCCTTCAGTGAACAACG GTATGGCAMTGAATCACCAAGGAAATCCTCGCATGATGGGACCTGGAAACACTGGACCCATGCCTGCGCTCAGTCCTCTGGGCATGAATCCCTTGGGTTCCCAGCCTCTTTCTCATGGCATGCCCCCTCAGATGCCCTCTCCGAATGCCCCCAATATGGGCCCAGGCATGATGTCTCACGGCATGATGATGCAACCAAACCCACAAGACCCTGGTATGCCAAATCCTCAAATGATGCCTCAAGGACGCATGGGTTACCCACACCGAAACCAGGGTTACCCCCTCACACAGTCCCCATCCCAACAAGGCCCCTTCTCCCCACACAATGGCCCAGGCCCCCAAGGCTTCCCTGGTCATTCAATGGGGTTCCAGGGCGAACCGGGACCTATGGGAGGTCRGATGGGGAACATGCCTCATGGGGGAGGGGGTGATGGGGGCATGTGCAAGCCAAACACCCCTGGTGGGCCGGAGTTCAACAACATGCAAGGAGGATTTGGAGATGCAGACCTTCATGAAGTGATGCGGCCGGGAGCATCTGGCATTCCCGAGTTTGATCTGTCCAGGATAATCCCGTCGGAGAAACCCAGTCAGACTCTGTCGTACTTCCCCAGAGGCGGAGGGGAAAACCCCGGGGGTAAACCGCCTCACCCGTCTGGGTTTCCAATGCAGGCCATGATGGCCGACGGTCCACCAAGGATGGGGATGCCCATGCAGGGGATGGGGGGTATGTCTGGTGGACCYGGTGGGGGAATGGGCCCCCAAGACATGCCAATGGGCAACCCAGGTCACAATTCAATGCGACCACCAGGATTCATGGGCCAAGGCATGATGGGCCCTCAACACCGGATGATGTCTCCTGGGGGTCCTGGAGGGATGATGCAGGGGAGACAAATGGCCCACCCAGGTCCCGGTGGCTCACCTAACATGATGATGTCACTACAGGGCATGGGTGGCCCTCCACAACAGACGATGATGATGGGGGGCCAAATGAGGCCTCGTGACATGGACATGGGGTTCAGTCCGGGCCATGGAATGTTCTAA